CAACGCTTGCCGGCCAGACCAGGCGATACGAGGGCAGCATCCGCCTCGGCGATTCGGATGTCAGCGCAGCACCGAGCGCGACGCGCGCGCATAAGGGCCTCGGATATGTGCCGCAGGCACGCTGTGTCTTCCCGACGCTGACGGTCGAGGAGAACCTTTTCGTCGGCTTGAAGGCGCGGCCGACGACAGCGCTGGACGAAGCCTATGCCATGTTCCCGCGCCTGAAGGAGCGACGCCGCAACCTCGGCAGCCAACTCTCCGGCGGCGAGCAGCAGATGCTCTCCACGGCCCGCACCATTCTCGGCCGCCCCTCCGTCCTGTTGCTCGACGAACCGCTGGAGGGCCTCGCCCCCGTTATCTGCGAGGAACTGATGGCCGCCTTCGCCGACCTCGCCAGGACGGGAGACATGACCATCCTGCTGGTCGAGCAGCGCATCCAGAGCGCGCTCGATTTCGCCGATCAAGTCGTCATTCTCGAACGAGGACGGCTGGCCTGGACCGGAACGCCGGAAAATCTCACCAGGGATCACGAGGCCATCGAGAGCCTGCTCGGGGTCGGCGGCCTGCATTGATGGGATGATCGGCAGAAGCTCAGGCTCTGCTGATTGCTCTCCTTTCGCCTTCAAGATTGCTCTTGGCGCGCCGAGCAATTCATGCAGTATATCGTCATGACGACATCATGATTGACCCGACATTATTATCATGGCTGAAATTTTTCCGCTGGCCGAATTGATGGATCGCCTGAAAAGACGAGAAACACCATGATTGATGAAGCGGCAGCAACATAAGACAAGACGTAAATCCTGGTTCATAAACAGGATCGACGTTTATGCCGCTCCCTTTACTTGAATAGTTGAGCTGTAATCGACCGGAATGTGTGACGTTGAGGGGCGGAATTGCTCTGACGCTCCATCAATTTCGGTTGCCAGATACCCGATAGGGTTGCATAGTCGAGAAGAACATCAAACGGGGGGATGGAAATGGCAAACCACAAGCCGGTCGCAGGTGATGTATACCAGCCTATTTTCAACATCGACAACCCGATCGACGGCAACATCCTGGACAATACCAGTTCAGTGGATGCCGACGGAGATCAGGTGCGTCTCAACTTCGTCAATGGACAGCGAATTCCGCAACCGGCCGATCCGAACGGGCCTGCCACGACCACCACAGTCGAGGGAAAATACGGCACTCTGACCGTCTATTCCAACGGTAA
This Rhizobium brockwellii DNA region includes the following protein-coding sequences:
- a CDS encoding ABC transporter ATP-binding protein, translating into MPAISLEVENLSAGYGPTKVLEGISFSVPAGARLAVLGRNGMGKTTLLATLAGQTRRYEGSIRLGDSDVSAAPSATRAHKGLGYVPQARCVFPTLTVEENLFVGLKARPTTALDEAYAMFPRLKERRRNLGSQLSGGEQQMLSTARTILGRPSVLLLDEPLEGLAPVICEELMAAFADLARTGDMTILLVEQRIQSALDFADQVVILERGRLAWTGTPENLTRDHEAIESLLGVGGLH